A genomic segment from Torulaspora delbrueckii CBS 1146 chromosome 3, complete genome encodes:
- the UBP12 gene encoding putative ubiquitin-specific protease UBP12 (similar to Saccharomyces cerevisiae UBP12 (YJL197W); ancestral locus Anc_1.137), protein MAIDDGQLPDASQGQLDDLLEGQVETQNNVDEKSKKIENSQDELPSLDSQREIITEALRRDSEAAQEGDVVCVIPQRWYDKFLDENTTDPEEIGQLNPSLICRDYKNFILVEYDRHPYLSVSKSVFEKLVKWYGLAPRSQPVTTVLVHDDEANTLVTEYNRCHFRVHYLVEGYSERRYANNGPLYVTVSRLSNIENLYNSIVEIFKEKESSAIERLKVWYVKDSDANEKKSILLSSYKLNPLQFMQLPVKTQITSQLQSHSLKRLGLYSGDFVVEVKQHGQKYHWLSNYFIYNTLQPSQGITGLTNLGNTCYMNSALQCLVHIPELRDYFLYDGFTSEINSDNPLGYQGNIAKAFSLLVKSLFGASYGSASSQAFSPNNFKMIMGHCNTMFSGYMQQDSQEFLAFLLDGLHEDLNRVHDKPYIEKPSLSPNSDVTDRDTIKKLAEDTWKMHLLRNDSIVTDLFVALYESTLECPECRNVSITFDPYNDLTLPLPVNTTWHSKVKIFPQNSPPCILEVEMKKSASYQELKDYVAEYARIDSRYLYGCEIFNHQFCNNYESPDTMSQYLPISELISESDDVIFYELNASSDDTIVPVLNTRIEDNFNTPQLFGVPFFLVLSPAELHNPSLIRLKLERQYTHLSGGFLEFPLSSIEQPNDIESFSLLKTKYQENDLIAYQDLLAYAVPEDSNVNEFFSIGILQNHVVDIGPGSNPSGETSFWAPTSRLDYGRAKNLTEMLDNISRDIYDYPNFVHNIEAMNEPSNESSYMLHARRQSDDEKSDPDIDAEGDSRSLNDENIIVETDSNTDTGDRSLRNNIISPRDVIICEWSASRVGEVFNEDTQINWNKPAKLVNNEVEARKKEAEGQEKRAISLHDCLKLFSKKEVLSMNDSWYCPTCKDHRQATKQIQLWSTPDVLLIHLKRFENQRSFSDKIDDTVHFPIKSLDMTEHLVHEDPRGSIYDLIAVDNHFGGLGGGHYTAYVKTNDKWFYFDDSRVTETKPESSIAGSAYLLFYLRRTESGKIGSERLQSIILQSRKEHDFKIQQMLEQQKTIYATNKSDEEDLAEDDEDDQKGISGGSDDCIDHEANRSSSNENLLQSRSTDYSIASLEVGKEDSDSNEAPDDNLGRRKLRLLNKTYTERSETASPESSSSSDGAESISAVLTGSKINDESLPRSPEKQ, encoded by the coding sequence ATGGCTATTGATGATGGGCAGCTTCCCGATGCTTCTCAAGGCCAATTGGATGATCTGTTGGAAGGACAAGTAGAGACGCAAAACAACGTTGACGAGAAGAGCAAAAAGATTGAGAACAGCCAAGATGAGCTTCCGTCTTTAGATTCCCAACGAGAAATTATCACAGAAGCTCTTAGACGAGACTCGGAAGCAGCTCAGGAGGGAGATGTGGTGTGCGTCATCCCACAGCGCTGGTATGACAAATTCTTAGATGAAAACACTACTGATCCGGAAGAAATAGGCCAATTGAACCCTTCGCTAATCTGTCGAGAttacaaaaatttcattctgGTAGAATATGACCGACACCCTTATTTATCAGTTTCAAAGTCtgtttttgagaaattagTGAAGTGGTATGGTCTGGCACCTCGTTCACAACCAGTAACAACGGTCTTAGTTCACGATGATGAAGCCAATACATTGGTGACAGAATATAATCGCTGCCACTTTAGAGTACATTATTTGGTCGAGGGTTATAGCGAGAGGCGATACGCCAACAATGGACCGCTTTATGTGACAGTTTCAAGGCTCTCCAACATAGAAAACCTATACAACTCCATTGTAGAGATCTTCAAGGAAAAGGAATCAAGTGCAATTGAGAGACTAAAGGTTTGGTACGTTAAGGACTCAGATGctaatgagaagaagagcatTTTATTATCGTCTTACAAACTGAATCCATTACAATTCATGCAGCTTCCGGTAAAGACACAAATTACTTCCCAGCTGCAAAGTCACTCCCTCAAGCGTTTAGGTTTATATTCTGGTGATTTTGTCGTTGAGGTAAAGCAACATGGCCAAAAATACCATTGGCTAAGCAATTACTTTATTTATAATACCCTGCAACCTTCGCAGGGAATAACTGGGTTGACTAATTTGGGTAATACTTGTTATATGAACTCAGCGTTACAATGTCTAGTGCACATCCCAGAGCTGCGAGATTACTTTCTTTACGACGGATTTACAAGCGAGATTAATTCTGATAACCCGCTTGGGTATCAAGGCAACATTGCAAAAGCGTTTTCATTGCTTGTAAAAAGCTTGTTTGGAGCTTCGTACGGGTCAGCGAGCTCTCAAGCATTCTCACCCAATAACTTCAAGATGATCATGGGCCATTGTAATACCATGTTCTCTGGGTATATGCAGCAGGATTCGCAAGAATTTTTAGCATTTTTGCTCGATGGACTAcatgaagatttgaataGAGTTCATGACAAGCCTTACATTGAAAAGCCCTCACTATCGCCAAACAGCGATGTAACAGATCGCGATACCATCAAGAAACTCGCTGAAGATACTTGGAAGATGCATCTGCTACGTAACGATTCAATCGTGACGGATCTTTTTGTCGCACTCTATGAATCGACACTAGAGTGCCCGGAATGTAGAAACGTCTCCATTACGTTTGACCCCTACAATGATTTAACTTTACCGCTGCCTGTCAACACTACATGGCACTCCAAAGTCAAGATTTTTCCACAGAACTCACCGCCCTGCATTTTAGAGGTAGAGATGAAAAAGTCAGCTTCTTATCAAGAACTTAAAGATTACGTTGCTGAGTACGCTAGAATTGATTCTCGCTATCTCTATGGTTGTGAGATTTTTAATCATCAGTTTTGCAATAACTACGAATCACCAGACACAATGTCGCAGTATCTGCCGATAAGTGAACTGATATCCGAATCTGATGACGTTATTTTCTATGAATTGAATGCTTCCAGCGATGATACCATAGTCCCGGTTTTAAACACAAGGATTGAGGATAACTTCAATACTCCGCAGTTGTTTGGCGTACCATTTTTCCTGGTTCTTTCTCCTGCGGAGCTCCATAATCCGAGCTTAATTCGCTTGAAGCTTGAGAGGCAGTACACCCATTTAAGTGGAGGCTTCTTAGAATTTCCTTTATCCTCAATCGAACAGCCAAATGACATCGAGTCCTTCTCGCTTCTCAAGACTAAGTACCAGGAAAAtgatctcatcgcatatcaagatcttttggCCTATGCGGTTCCCGAGGACTCAAATGTGAACGAATTTTTCTCCATAGGAATTCTGCAGAATCATGTGGTCGATATTGGTCCGGGGTCAAATCCTTCTGGCGAAACCTCGTTTTGGGCCCCGACTTCTCGTCTAGATTATGGTCGTGCCAAAAACCTCACTGAGATGCTAGAcaatatttcaagagataTTTATGATTATCCCAACTTTGTGCATAATATCGAAGCCATGAACGAACCAAGTAACGAATCATCTTATATGCTCCACGCACGAAGGCAGTccgatgatgaaaaatccGATCCAGACATCGATGCCGAAGGAGATTCTAGAAGTCTaaatgatgaaaatatCATAGTAGAGACAGACTCGAACACGGATACTGGGGATCGTTCGTTGCGAAACAATATCATATCTCCCAGAGATGTCATAATCTGTGAATGGTCTGCTTCCCGTGTTGGGGAGGTTTTTAACGAGGATACTCAGATCAACTGGAATAAGCCTGCTAAATTGGTCAATAACGAGGTGGAAGCTCGCAAGAAAGAAGCGGAAGGTCAAGAAAAAAGAGCAATTTCTCTGCATGATTGCTTGAAGctcttttccaagaaagaagtCCTTTCTATGAATGATTCCTGGTACTGCCCAACGTGCAAAGATCACAGACAGGCTACAAAGCAGATCCAATTATGGAGTACCCCAGATGTTTTACTAATACACTTGAAAAGGTTCGAGAATCAACGGTCCTTTAGTGACAAAATAGACGATACTGTGCACTTTCCAATAAAGTCACTCGATATGACAGAGCATTTAGTGCACGAAGATCCAAGAGGATCCATCTACGATCTGATAGCAGTAGACAATCACTTTGGTGGGCTAGGAGGGGGCCATTATACAGCTTACGTGAAGACAAACGATAAATGGTTttattttgatgattctCGTGTCACCGAAACGAAACCAGAAAGCTCTATAGCTGGATCTGCGTACTTGCTATTTTATTTGCGTCGTACTGAGAGCGGGAAAATTGGCAGTGAGAGACTTCAGAGTATTATATTGCAGTCTCGTAAAGAACACgatttcaaaattcaacaaatgtTGGAGCAGCAGAAAACGATATATGCCACGAACAaatcagatgaagaggatttggctgaagatgatgaggacgacCAGAAAGGCATTAGTGGTGGTTCGGACGATTGTATTGACCATGAGGCAAACCGTAGCAGCTCAAATGAAAATCTACTTCAGTCAAGATCCACGGATTATAGCATAGCAAGCTTAGAAGTTGGAAAGGAAGACAGCGACAGTAATGAAGCGCCGGACGATAACTTGGGCAGGCGTAAGTTGAGGCTATTGAATAAAACTTATACAGAACGTTCGGAAACGGCGTCACCAGAATCATCAAGTTCCTCTGATGGCGCAGAGAGCATAAGTGCTGTTCTAACAGGCTCTAAAATCAACGACGAATCTCTACCCAGATCGCCCGAGAAGCAGTGA
- the PHO90 gene encoding SPX domain-containing inorganic phosphate transporter (similar to Saccharomyces cerevisiae PHO87 (YCR037C) and PHO90 (YJL198W); ancestral locus Anc_1.136) translates to MRFSHFLKYNAVPEWKSHYMDYSDLKDLIYSLQTEQIRLNGGNVEFEDTDGPASGRNSPIVGASSPKHIAKRLLKNKIFGKSSTGGPQPDDSIQEETFELEELPSPKLAPKSFSLKKLKEKTFESRRSSFSSDAKTLYNPSDVFSNRLEEEKTKVDDFYKRLEAKFYEKFDTIVHDLAKENVFPLSAEGQEETPSHIYGSKSIHSNEETGAQSYQQRSDFYSEEEFDDEEDIYGQQDNTALLSYSQFNVKSQKTSLLKQAIASLYVDLCQLKSFIELNRIGFSKITKKFDKVMKMNMREELIQSEKFYQDTYAFQPSTLKLLNSKIARTIEYYAVIKGQPSNIEGCKHELKSFLHDHIVWERSIIWQDMLGLLSHDRGTDNVQATTEADHNKLQIEWYVYHLPRPLNFKFFTITKFMIPKLFFTLKAFKIAFIITLTGVLLGVKTFNDEAQHRCMALVECVAFLWASEAIPLYATALLVPLLVVLFRVLKDSEGNVMGAASASSEILSQMWSSTIMILLAGFTLGEALAQYDIARVLASWLLAIAGAKPRNVLLMAMSVVFFLSMWISNVAAPVLTYSLLSPLLEPLEASSPFAKALVLGVALAADIGGMASPISSPQNVISMNYLKPYGVGWGQFFAVALPTGILAMLGAWGIMCFTFKFHHIRLEKFTPIKTRFTIKQYFVIVVCIGTILLWCVESKVEGAFGSSGQIAVIPIVLFFGTGLLSTKDLNSFPWSIVVLAMGGIALGKAVATSGLLGTIARALQRRIADKGLLAILCIFGILMLVVGTFVSHTVSAIIIVPLVQEVGDKMPAKNAAPILIFGCALLASVGMGLPSSGFPNVTAISMTDKKGERFLNVNTFLTRGVPASLFGFVCVITLGYGISVSVIKGV, encoded by the coding sequence attgaaaaataaaataTTTGGTAAGAGTAGTACAGGAGGCCCTCAGCCTGATGATTCTATCCAGGAGGAAACTTTTGAGTTAGAAGAACTTCCATCACCGAAACTAGCACCAAAAAGcttctcattgaaaaagctAAAGGAGAAAACATTTGAATCACGCCGTTCTTCGTTCTCTAGTGATGCAAAGACTCTGTACAATCCCTCAGATGTGTTTTCAAACCGTCtagaggaagagaaaacCAAAGTCGATGATTTTTATAAACGACTTGAGGCAAAGTTCTACGAGAAATTCGATACAATAGTTCATGACCTAGCTAAGGAGAATGTTTTTCCGTTATCAGCAGAAGGGCAGGAGGAAACTCCATCACATATCTATGGCTCCAAGTCCATACATTccaatgaagaaactggtgCGCAATCCTATCAGCAGCGATCAGATTTTTACTCTGAGGAGGAATTTGATGACGAGGAGGACATTTATGGACAGCAGGATAACACTGCTCTCTTGAGCTACTCCCAATTCAATGTGAAATCGCAGAAAACTTCGCTCTTGAAGCAGGCAATTGCGAGCTTGTACGTTGATCTCTGCCAGCTAAAGTCTTTTATTGAGCTCAATCGCATTGGGTTCAGTAAGATTaccaaaaaatttgataaagttaTGAAAATGAACATGAGGGAAGAGCTAATTCAGTCCGAAAAATTCTATCAGGATACTTACGCTTTCCAACCCTCAACTTTGAAACTATTGAATAGTAAGATCGCCAGGACCATCGAATATTATGCGGTCATCAAAGGACAACCATCGAACATCGAAGGGTGTAAGcatgaattgaaatctttcttaCATGATCATATTGTCTGGGAAAGGAGTATAATCTGGCAAGATATGCTTGGGTTGCTCTCGCATGATAGGGGCACTGACAATGTTCAAGCGACCACTGAGGCCGACCACAACAAATTGCAGATAGAATGGTATGTTTATCATCTACCAAGACCTTTGAActtcaagtttttcacAATCACCAAATTCATGATACCAAAGttatttttcactttgaagGCGTTTAAAATTGCATTCATCATTACTCTCACCGGTGTCCTCTTAGGTGTCAAGACTTTCAATGACGAAGCACAGCACCGTTGTATGGCTCTTGTGGAGTGTGTCGCATTTTTATGGGCCTCTGAAGCGATCCCACTATATGCCACAGCATTGTTGGTTCCATTATTAGTCGTGTTGTTTCGCGTTTTAAAGGACTCTGAAGGTAATGTTATGGGAGCGGCTTCAGCATCGTCAGAAATTTTATCTCAAATGTGGTCTTCTACTATCATGATCTTGCTGGCTGGTTTTACCTTGGGTGAAGCTCTAGCTCAATACGATATAGCTAGAGTTCTTGCGTCATGGTTACTGGCAATTGCTGGAGCAAAGCCAAGAAATGTCCTTCTGATGGCCATGAGTGtcgttttcttcttgtctaTGTGGATTTCCAACGTGGCTGCCCCCGTATTGACCTATTCCCTACTGTCACCACTACTTGAACCTTTAGAGGCGTCTTCTCCCTTCGCTAAGGCACTCGTACTGGGAGTCGCGTTAGCGGCCGATATTGGTGGGATGGCCTCACCGATCTCTTCTCCACAAAACGTTATCTCTATGAATTACTTGAAACCGTATGGGGTCGGGTGGGGCCAATTTTTCGCAGTTGCATTACCTACTGGTATCCTAGCCATGCTGGGGGCTTGGGGAATCATGTGTTTTACGTTCAAGTTCCATCATATTAGACTAGAGAAGTTTACTCCAATCAAGACAAGGTTCACTATTAAACAGTACTTCGTCATCGTTGTTTGTATCGGTACGATCCTGCTATGGTGTGTCGAATCTAAGGTTGAAGGAGCTTTTGGTTCGTCCGGTCAAATTGCTGTCATACCTATTGTTCTATTTTTTGGTACAGGTTTACTTTCTACTAAAGACTTGAATTCATTCCCTTGGTCAATTGTAGTTCTAGCCATGGGTGGTATTGCTTTGGGTAAAGCCGTGGCGACTTCAGGATTATTGGGAACTATAGCGCGTGcacttcaaagaagaattgcGGACAAGGGTCTGCTGGCCATTTTGTGCATCTTTGGTATTCTTATGTTGGTCGTAGGCACTTTCGTTTCGCACACAGTGTCCGCTATTATCATCGTTCCTCTTGTACAAGAGGTTGGTGACAAGATGCCCGCTAAGAACGCCGCTCcaattttgatctttggcTGTGCATTATTAGCATCTGTTGGTATGGGTTTGCCATCTTCTGGGTTCCCTAACGTCACAGCAATATCGATGACGGATAAGAAAGGTGAAAGGTTTTTGAATGTCAACACCTTTTTAACAAGAGGAGTGCCCGCCTCCCTTTTCGGTTTTGTATGTGTGATCACCTTGGGCTATGGTATCTCCGTTTCCGTCATCAAGGGTGTATAA